From the genome of Prionailurus viverrinus isolate Anna unplaced genomic scaffold, UM_Priviv_1.0 scaffold_55, whole genome shotgun sequence, one region includes:
- the MAGEE2 gene encoding melanoma-associated antigen E2, whose amino-acid sequence MSLVSQNARRGSAETTADYGDRQGEMQASDASGSPTSMLVPQALQGPHALINPQDASASQTAQDPNDLEVLIEEQSQRLGALRVHDPLEDRSIALVNFMRMKSQTEGSIQQAEMLEFLREYSDQFPEILRRASAHLDQVFGLNLRVLDPQADIYNLISKRGFQTTDRITESLDVPKAGLLALVLGHILLNGNRAREASIWDLLLKVDLLGDPQRINNLFGNTRNLLITDFVRMRFLEYWPVYGTNPLEFEFLWGSRAHMEITKMEALKFVAEAHDEEPWSWPEEYNKALEADKAKERRQAAGLEFWSEDTMNDKANDLVQLAINVTEELLPIHQDELLAHTGKEFEEVFPNILSRATLILDLFYGFSLIEVDTSEHIYLLVQQPESEEEQMMLDSLGRPTQEYVMPILGLIFLMGNRVKEANIWNMLRRFGVDVGRKHAITCKLMRQRYLECRPLSYSNPVEYELLWGPRAHLETTKMKALEYMARLYRKRPQDWPEQYREAVEDEEARVRSEATAMFFFGPM is encoded by the coding sequence ATGTCTCTGGTAAGCCAGAACGCGCGCCGCGGCAGCGCAGAGACCACTGCAGATTACGGCGACCGTCAGGGTGAGATGCAGGCTAGTGACGCCTCTGGGTCTCCGACCTCCATGCTTGTTCCCCAGGCCCTCCAGGGCCCTCATGCGCTAATCAACCCTCAGGATGCCAGCGCTTCCCAGACTGCGCAGGACCCGAATGACCTCGAGGTCCTAATTGAAGAGCAGTCCCAACGTTTGGGGGCGCTCAGGGTCCACGACCCTCTAGAAGACAGGTCAATTGCTTTGGTGAATTTCATGCGAATGAAAAGCCAAACCGAGGGTTCTATCCAGCAAGCAGAGATGCTAGAGTTCCTCAGAGAATACTCAGATCAGTTCCCTGAGATCCTTAGACGAGCCTCAGCCCACCTGGATCAGGTCTTTGGGTTGAACCTTAGGGTTCTTGATCCCCAGGCTGACATTTACAACCTAATCAGCAAACGGGGTTTCCAGACCACTGATCGCATAACAGAATCCTTGGATGTGCCAAAGGCAGGTCTCCTGGCCTTGGTCCTAGGCCACATCCTTCTGAATGGCAACCGGGCAAGAGAAGCATCCATTTGGGACCTGCTGTTAAAGGTTGATTTGCTGGGTGATCCCCAGAGGATCAACAACCTCTTTGGGAACACAAGGAACCTGCTCATTACTGACTTTGTGCGCATGCGGTTCTTGGAGTACTGGCCAGTATATGGCACTAATCCCCTCGAATTTGAGTTCTTGTGGGGCTCTAGAGCCCACATGGAAATCACAAAGATGGAAGCCCTGAAGTTTGTGGCAGAGGCCCATGATGAAGAACCCTGGAGCTGGCCAGAAGAATATAACAAGGCCCTGGAAGCTGACAAAGCcaaagaaagaagacaggctGCTGGCTTGGAATTCTGGTCAGAGGACACTATGAACGATAAGGCCAATGATTTGGTCCAGTTGGCCATTAATGTCACTGAGGAGTTGCTGCCTATACATCAGGATGAGCTACTGGCTCACACTGGCAAAGAATTTGAGGAAGTGTTCCCAAATATCCTCAGTCGAGCTACTCTAATCCTTGATCTGTTCTATGGATTCTCTCTGATTGAGGTTGATACGAGTGAGCACATCTACCTCCTTGTCCAGCAACCAGAATCAGAAGAAGAGCAAATGATGTTAGACAGCCTGGGGAGACCCACTCAAGAATATGTGATGCCAATTTTGGGTTTGATCTTCCTGATGGGCAACCGCGTCAAAGAGGCCAACATTTGGAACATGCTTCGTAGATTTGGTGTGGATGTAGGGAGAAAGCATGCCATCACCTGCAAGCTTATGAGACAGCGCTACTTGGAATGCAGGCCACTGTCCTACTCTAATCCAGTTGAGTATGAGCTTCTATGGGGTCCTCGAGCTCACCTTGAAACTACCAAAATGAAAGCCTTGGAGTATATGGCCAGGCTGTACAGAAAGCGACCACAGGACTGGCCAGAGCAATATAGGGAGGCTGTTGAAGATGAGGAGGCCAGAGTCAGATCTGAGGCAACTGCCATGTTCTTCTTTGGCCCCATGTGA